The genomic interval ATTCCTACCTAACATGGTTCTTAAAAATGAGTTTCAATAGTAATTAATATTCTTGATTCCTTTTCACAGTGTAGTAAAATATATCATTATGAATATTATAATGTCTTTTCATAAATCTCAGTAAGATTGTGAAAGCCCCTACCTGTCCGTTTTTCAGAAGATCTGCCCACATACTGGTTCCATCCCCTCCTCTCATGAGGACGTTGTATGTGAAGAAGTACGTCCCTGGAACCTTGCACACAAATTTCCCAGTCGATCCATCATAGTTATTCCCAATGTTTGTAACTACGTCGTCAAACCTCAGAACCTCATAGCCCTCCTGCGGGTTTCGCAGACCTGCGTAGAAGGCCACGCGGGGTCCCATGGTATAAACTGCTGTGCCCATTCCGGTAGCTGTTCTTCCACCCAGAGCGAAGATCTCCGGTCGCTCTGTGTGGTTTTTATTTCCCGGTGGCCCCATTGGTCCTGGAGGACCAGGCTCTCCAGGTGGTCCTGGGGGTCCTGGAGGTCCCGGTAGCCCTGGTTTTCCTTGCCGGCCAGGTTTGCCCTGTGGTCCGTGGGCATAGGTCGGCAACGGGGGTCCCATGCTATGATCAGTCAGTGCCTCGGCTTCCAGTTGCGTATTAGTGATAGCTGTTCCCGTACCGATACCGGCTGTAGTGCCAGTTTTTTCCAAGAACGGATCGCAGACCATTCGGCAAGTGCCCAGCATCTCGTACTGACCTCCGTTTTCGCTGCTGCCTGCCACATGAACCAAAACAGGAATGAGGACCACCAGTACCAAGAGCAGCATCACGGCCACGCCAGCCCCCAGCAGGGTCTTCCGTCCCAGGCTGAAACGGGAAAGGGGCTGGGCCGCCAGCGCGGAGCTCTCACCACAAGTCGGAATATTGACCTCTGGAAGTGAGAGGGAACAAGCTCCCTCAATGTCAGGTGCTCACGGAGATGAGAAGGGAAATGAGAACCACCAAGGATTTGagatgagtgtgtgtatgtctttcctgcttgaaagagagagagagaaaaagagagagagagagaaagagagagagcattCACTGTTTCAGCAGGTGAGTGGAGAGAAGTGTTTGGGCGTTGAGGAAGGAAGTAGGATTGAGAGAGACAgagcgaaagagagagagaatgccCTTCTAGTGTGTTTCTTTGTATGACTCAAAAAGGACAAGTGGGAGGAGGCTTTCTGCAAATGAAGAAACAGTGGGAGAGCGAGAGAATAAGAGAGAAAGAAGGGGTATTTGGGGAAACCCAATGCCAAGGAAATCTCAAAGTCCTTTAAGTGTGTTTTATTGTGCAGTCTTTTGAAATATGATTTGATTTTCCACTTGTTGAACTGCAAGACTTGATGGGAGGGTTAAGACATGGTGGCTAGATAAAGCACGAGAGGAGAGGGAAGATGAGGAAGAGATAGTCCGTTTCTCTGTCTGCGTGATGGTCAAGTAAATATGACAGGATGCATTCTAAGTGTCAGTTAATCGAAAGGGACACCTGCTGAGTGCAAGCAAAAGGATTTTTCCGCTtccctctttctgtctctcaaAACCGCCCTCAACGCATCTTCCTGGCATCGTTATGTAATTATGTCATTGTTTATTTATGTGCAGTAAACACATAGTAATTCTTCCATAGCTAGCTTGGATTATGAGAACACGCTACGGGCATGCTCATAATTGTctcatttcattaaataaatgctaacTCGTATGAGAGTTAATGATCATTTGTTGCCTTGTGCTATGATCCAAGTGTCCCAGGAACAGCAGGCTACTGTAATAAACATGACTGTatgaaaattagaatatttaccTTAAATTTGTTCATTCTGCAGAAGTTTTGATCCAAAGCTACTGCAAGTCAGCATAACTCTGGCTTCCCCACAGCATGTACACTGTCAGCATGGAATA from Ctenopharyngodon idella isolate HZGC_01 chromosome 23, HZGC01, whole genome shotgun sequence carries:
- the LOC127506361 gene encoding C1q-related factor-like, whose translation is MLLLVLVVLIPVLVHVAGSSENGGQYEMLGTCRMVCDPFLEKTGTTAGIGTGTAITNTQLEAEALTDHSMGPPLPTYAHGPQGKPGRQGKPGLPGPPGPPGPPGEPGPPGPMGPPGNKNHTERPEIFALGGRTATGMGTAVYTMGPRVAFYAGLRNPQEGYEVLRFDDVVTNIGNNYDGSTGKFVCKVPGTYFFTYNVLMRGGDGTSMWADLLKNGQVRASAIAQDQDQSYDYASNTVILHLDPGDEIFIKLDGGKAHGGNSNKYSTFAGFILYSD